The genomic stretch ATGCCAAGATCGGCCTGGTGCTGCTGATGTCCGCCGTTCATGGCTATCTGGCCGGCGCGGTACGCAAATTCGCAGAAGATCGCAACGAAAAGCCGGCGAGGCACTGGCGGATCGTCAACGAGATCCCCACATTGCTGATGATCGCCATCGTGATCCTGGTTGTCGTCAAGCCGTTCTGAGGCCGATCAGGCCTTTTAAAACGCGGCTTGCTCTTTCCCCCGACCGACGATAAAAGACGGGTCTTCCTTCCCGTCATGCGCCGCCCCTCATTGTTTTCGGCCGCGCCCGGCATTTGTCGCATCCCGCCGATATTTTTTCCCAAAGCTCACCCAGAGTCCGTCTATGCAAGAAATGAAACTTACCGAATTCAAGAACAAGAAACCGCCAGAGCTGATCGCTTATGCCGAATCGCTCGAGGTCGAGAACGCCAGCGTCATGCGCAAGCAGGAGCTGATGTTCGCGATCCTGAAGAAACTGGCCGCCCAGGACGTCGAGATCATCGGCGACGGCGTGGTCGAAGTGCTTCAAGACGGGTTCGGCTTCCTGCGCTCGGCCAACGCCAACTATCTGCCAGGTCCCGACGACATCTATATTTCGCCTTCGCAGATCCGGCGCTTTTCGCTGAAGACCGGCGATACGGTCGAAGGACCGATCCGCAGCCCGAAAGAGGGCGAGCGCTATTTCGCGCTGCTCAAGGTCAACACCATCAATTTCGACGATCCCGAGAAGATCCGCCACAAGATCCATTTCGACAATCTGACGCCGCTGTATCCGACCTCGCGGCTGAAGATGGAAATGGAGGTTCCGACCTCGAAGGACATCTCGCCGCGCGTCATCGACCTGGTGGCGCCGCTCGGCAAAGGCCAGCGCGCTTTGATCGTCGCGCAGCCGCGCACCGGCAAGACGGTGCTTTTGCAGAACATCGCCCACTCCATCACCACCAACCACCCGGAATGCTATCTGATCGTGCTTCTGATCGACGAGCGGCCGGAAGAAGTGACCGACATGCAGCGCTCGGTGAAGGGCGAGGTCGTCTCCTCGACCTTCGACGAACCGGCGGTGCGGCACGTCCAGGTCGCCGAAATGGTCATCGAAAAGGCCAAGCGCCTGGTCGAACATGGCCGCGACGTCGTCATCCTGCTCGATTCCATCACCCGCCTCGGCCGCGCCTACAACACCGTTGTGCCGTCATCCGGCAAGGTGCTGACCGGCGGTGTCGACGCCAACGCCCTGCAGCGGCCGAAGCGCTTCTTCGGTGCGGCCCGTAACATCGAGGAAGGCGGTTCGCTGACCATCATCGCCACCGCGCTGATCGACACCGGCAGCCGCATGGACGAAGTCATTTTCGAAGAGTTCAAGGGCACCGGCAATTCGGAAATCGTGCTCGACCGCAAGGTCGCCGACAAGCGCATCTATCCGGCCATGGACATCCTCAAATCCGGTACCCGCAAGGAGGACTTGCTGGTGCCGCGTCAGGACCTGCAGAAGATCTTCGTGCTGCGCCGGATTCTCGCGCCGATGGGAACCACCGATGCGATCGAGTTCCTTATCGACAAGCTCAAGCAGACCAAGACCAATGCGGATTTCTTCGATTCGATGAATACGTAAGGGTCGGTCCGAAGCTTCCGGATCTGTATAGAGCCCCATTCCGGGAAACCGGGATGGGGTTTTTCTTTGCCTGGGTTAGGTCGGCGGCCCCCATGCGGCAAATCGCATAAGTCGGCGCCGCCCCTCATTGCCCTGCCGGGCATTTCTCCCCGTATAAAGACGGGGAGAAAGAGGCAGTTTCCGCGCGGGCGTCTTTCTTCGACGACGCCGGCGATTGGCGAAACCCTCGATAACAGCTTCCCTCTCCCCGTCACTATACGGGGAAAGGATGCCGGCAGGCAGGTGAGGGGCAGCGCGAACGTTTGACAGGTGGGGCAGGAACAGTCGGCTTGGTTGCCTACCTACGAAGCAATAGACCTTCAAGTTCCCCAGCATCGGCCACCGCCGGCAAACACAGCTGCCCGGTGCAAAGCCAGGCACCCGGCTTGTCGGCCGGCGGCAGAATCCCGCCGGGGAGCAAGGGTCGATTCGTTTCCGAACCAATTGCGACGACAATGTCGACGCGGCGTGGGTCGGGGCATCGATTCGCAACCGGAACGAGCTTTGGATCCTCCAGGTCATCGACGATGACCAGTTTCAGCGGCTCGATGGCGAGCGCGCAGGCGTTGACGATGCCGGCCTGGCCATAGGCTTGGTGCGCCGCCCGGCCTGCCGCGTGCTCGGCGATCTTCCAGGCTTTCTCCTGCAATTCGAGATCGCCGGTGATGGAGGCAAGCCGCGTTAGCGCCTGGATGATCTGGCTGGTGGCTGAGGAGATGGCCTCGTCGACATCGCCCCTGATGCGGATCGGCACGTCGGTGCTGTCCGAGGCGGTCAGGTAGTAGCCTGTGCCGGCGTCGTCGGCGTGCCAATGGTCGAGCTGCTCGATGAATTGCTTGGCCTGATCGACATAGCTCCAGTCGCCCGACGCCTCGAACAAAGAGATCGCGGCATTGGCCATTGCGGCATAGTCGATCGACAAAGCAGGAAACAGTTTTCTGGCGCCGAGCATGGAATGCGGCAAGCGGCCGTCGCGGCTGGAACCGCTGATATGAGCAAAGGCCTTGGCCGCGGCCTCGGTCCAGTCGGGTCGGCTGAGCGAACGGCCGGCCTCGGCGAGTGCGGCGATCATCAGGCCGTTCCAGTCGGTGAGGGTTTTTGCGTCGAGGCCTGGCCTCACCCGCTCTTCACGGGCCGCAAGAAGCCTGGCCTTGAGCGGGATGAGCTTCGCGCGATCTGCCACGCCTTGGGCCTGCTGGGCGCGGGTCTGATGGATGACGGGCTTGCCCTCCCAGCCATGCGGGCTGGAAAGCGTGAAGTATTTGAAAAACAATGGCGAATCGTCACCGAGAGCGGTTTCGATCTCTTGCCTGCTCCAGGTGTAGAACAGCCCCTCCTCGCCATCGCTGTCGGCATCGAGGCTGGCGGCGAAGGCACCGCCGGCGACTCGCATTTCACGCAGCAGCCAGTCGACGGTTTCTTCGATTCGTACCCGGAACAAATCATTGCCGCTTGCCGCAAAAGCCCAATTGCAGAAGCGGATCAGCTCGGCATTGTCGTAGAGCATCTTTTCAAAATGCGGCACCAGCCATTCGGCATCGGTGGAGTAGCGGCTGAGGCCGCCGCCAATATGGTCGTAGATGCCGCCGCTCAGCATGCGTTCGAGGCTGACGAGCACATCGTCGCGGTGGGAAGCGTTGCCGTCGCGCAGCCAGGACAGCCATAGCGTCAGCATGAACGGCGCGTTGGGGAATTTCGGCGCGCCGCTTAAGCCGCCGAGATCGCGGTCGATCATGCCGTCGATGCGGCCGGCGAGGTCGGTGAGCGTGCCGCGGTCGAGGCTCTCCTTGGTATGCTTGCCGGAAAGACGCGCCTCGACATGGCTGGTCAGGCCGTCGGCGCTTTGATGCAGGCTATCGCGCTTCTCGCGCCAGGCCTTGTCGACCGCTTCCATCACCTGAATGAAGCCCGGGCGGCCATAGCGCGCCTCACGCGGAAAATAGGTGCCGCCCCAGAATGGCTTGCCGTCCGGCGTCAGGAACATGGTCAGCGGCCAGCCGCCTTGCTCGCCCATCGAGGAGAGCGCGGCCATATAGATCTGGTCGATGTCGGGACGCTCTTCGCGGTCGACCTTGATATTGACGAACAGACGGTTCATGACGGCGGCGACGCCGTCATTCTCGAAGCTTTCATGCGCCATGACATGGCACCAGTGGCAGGCGGCGTAGCCGACGGAAAGCAGGATCGGGCGATCGAGCGTCCTTGCTTCTTCGAGCGAAGCCGGCGACCAGGCCCGCCAATGGACGGGATTGCCGCTGTGCTGCTGCAGATAGGGGCTGGCTTCGTCGGCAAGCAGGTTTTGCGCGGGCAATGTCACAATGGCAACTCGGTTGTCCTGAAGGCGCGAGGCTAGGGCGGTTCAACAGAGCGGGCAAATGATTTCAGGCGATTCAATCGTTGCGCTGTCGAGCGGCCGCCTTCCGGCCGGTGTCGCCGTGCTGCGTATTTCGGGCCCACAGACTCGATTCGTGGTCGAAACGATCGCCGGTGGCATGGTTAAGGACCGTGTGGCCGCCTTGCGCAAGTTCAGGGCTCCGGATGGAACCGTGCTGGACAGCGGCCTGGTTGTCTTCTTTCCCGGGCCGGCCAGCTTCACCGGTGAGGATGTCGCCGAATTCCATGTCCATGGCGGACGCGCCGTGGTGGCCAGGATGTTGGAGGTCATCGCCGGTTTTGAAGGCGTCAGGCACGCGGAAGCAGGCGAATTCACGCGCCGCGCCTTTCTCAACGGCAAGGTCGACCTGGTCGAGACCGAGGCGCTGGCTGATCTGGTCAATGCCGAGACCGAGGCGCAGCGGCGCTTCGCGATCCGCAATGCCGAGGGCGTCCAGAGCGATCTGTATATGGGTTGGCGTCGCCGGCTGATCCATGCGCGGGCAATGATCGAGGCCGAGATCGACTTCGCCGATGAGGACGACGTGCCGGGATCCGTTTCGGATACGATCTGGTCGGATGTCGGCGCGATGATCGGCGAGATCGATCGTCACATCGCCGGATTTCACGCCGCCGAAATCATCCGCGACGGCTTCGAGGTGGTGATTCTTGGCGCGCCGAATGCCGGCAAGTCGAGTCTGTTCAACGCCTTGGCGCGGCGCGATGCAGCTATTGTAACGGATGAGCCGGGCACCACGCGGGACCTGCTCGAGGTGACGCTGGACCTCGGCGGCCTGCGGGTCAGGCTGACGGATACGGCGGGGCTGCGCGAGGCGCCGGGCAAGGTCGAGGCGATCGGCATCGAGAAGGCGCGTGCCAAGGCTGATCGCGCTGGTCTCTTGCTGCTGCTGGAAGACATGTTGTCTCCCGGAGACATCGGGCCGTTGCCGAGCACGGCACCTCTGCTGCGTGTCGGCACCAAGCTTGACCTGCTGGACGAGCGGGCGGCTCAAGAGAAGGCCGGTCGATACGACCATGTCATTTCAGTTATAAGCGGGGCCGGTGTGGAGGCGCTCTTGGCTGAAATCGGCCGTCGCGCGGCGGAGGCGGCCGGTGATGTCGGCGACGTGCTGCCGTCGCGCCTGCGCCATGTCGAACTGCTCAGCGAGACGAATCGCCATCTGGCTCGCGCCACCGACGATGGCACTGCGGGCCTGGAACTGCGCGCGGAGGAGTTGCGGCTGGCGGCGGATCGCCTGGGCCGGATCGTGGGTGCGATCGATGCCGAGGATATGCTCGATGTGATCTTTTCGCAGTTCTGCATCGGGAAATGATTCACGTGAAACAATGACTTGAGTGGGAGAGGCTTGGGTCCTCGGTTGATGATTGGTGGCGGCGTCAACCCCTGGCCATCCTCGGGAATCCGCCGCGCTACTTCGTGGCTGCTCTGGCCGTGGATGAACGCCTCGGCACTCCCTGGCGTGACTCACGTGAAACAATCGGAGCGGCCATGACTCACGTGAAACATCCGCCGAACGGGCCTCACCGTGTTTCACGTGAAACTTGCTGCGAAGTTTTCTTGACAGCTTGGCCCTGCGGGGACATGTGTCCGTCAATCTTTTGAGTCCAGGAAGTTTTGAAATGACCGATCACTATGATGTGGTTGTGGTGGGCGGCGGCCATGCGGGATGCGAGGCGGCCAGTGCCGCCGCGCGCGCCGGCGCCAAAACCGCGCTGGTGACGCTGCGCTTCGACACGATCGGGGTGATGTCGTGCAATCCGGCGATCGGCGGGCTCGGCAAGGGGCACCTGGTCCGTGAGATCGATGCAATGGACGGGCTGATTGGACGGGTGGCGGATGCCGCTGGCATCCAGTTTCGTTTGCTCAATCGGCGCAAGGGGCCGGCGGTGCGCGGGCCGCGCACGCAGGCCGACAGGAAGCTGTATCGCCTTGCCATGCAGGAAGCGATTCGGCAGCAGAACGATCTCGATGTTGTCGAGGGCGAGGTGCTGGATTTCGAGATCGTCGACGGACGGATCGCTGCTGTTCTTCTGGCCGACGGCCGCAGGCTTGCCTGTGGCGCCGTCGTGCTGACGACAGGCACCTTCCTGCGCGGCCTCATTCATATTGGCGAGAAGAAAATTGTCGCCGGCCGCATGAACGAGCAGGCGAGCCTTGGCCTGTCGGCGACGATGGACCGCGCGGGGTTCAAGCTCGGCCGGCTGAAGACCGGCACGCCGCCGCGGCTGGACGGAAGGACCATCGACTGGGCTTCGCTGGAAAGCCAGGCCGCGGATGAGGATCCGGTGCCGTTCTCCTTGATGACCGACCGTATCGAGACACCGCAGATCGAGTGCGGCATCACCCGCACGACAACGGCGACGCACGAGCTGATCCGCGCCAATCTCGGCCGCTCCGCCATGTATTCCGGCTCGATCGAAGGTGTCGGGCCGCGCTACTGCCCGTCGATCGAGGACAAGATCGTCAAGTTCGGCGACCGTGACGGCCACCAGATCTTTCTGGAGCCGGAAGGCCTGGACGACGACACCGTCTATCCCAACGGGATTTCGACATCGCTGCCGCAGGATGTGCAGCTCGACATACTGAAGACCATTCCGGGGCTGGAGCGGGCAGTGATGCTTCAGCCCGGCTATGCCATTGAATATGATCACGTCGATCCGCGCGAACTGCACCAGACGCTTGAGACGAAGCGGGTCGGCGGCCTCTTTCTCGCCGGGCAGATCAACGGCACGACCGGGTATGAGGAGGCGGCCGGCCAGGGCTTGCTCGCCGGGCTGAATGCCGCGCGGCTGGCGGCTGGCGGTGAGCAGGTCGTGCTCAGCCGCACGGAGGCCTATATCGGCGTGATGGTCGATGACCTGACCAGCCGTGGCATCAGCGAACCCTATCGGATGTTCACCTCGCGCGCCGAATTCCGGCTGTCGCTGCGCGCCGACAATGCCGATGAGCGGCTGACGCCGCTGGCCGGAAGGCTGGGGATTGCTTCTGCGCAGCGGATACAGCGCTATGGCGATGTCATGCGGCGGCTCGACGAGGCGCGCGAACTGGCAATATCGGTGGCGATGACTCCGAACGAGGCGGCACGGCATGGGCTGGAAATCAACCGCGATGGTGTGCGCCGGTCCGGCTACGAACTGCTGGCCTATCCCGATGTCGACATAGCCTGGCTAGCCAGGATCGAGCCGGGATTTGCTGGGATCGACGCCAAAACGGCCGAGCGGCTTGAAACGGAGGCGAAATATTCGGTCTATCTTGACCGGCAGAAGAGCGATGTCGCGCAGATCCGGCACGAAGAGAGCCGATTGATCCCGGAGACGGTCGATTTCGCCCGCGTGCCCGGCCTGTCCAATGAATTGAAGCAGAAGATGCAGGCGCGGCGGCCGCGCTCCATTGCTGACGCCCAGCGGATGGAAGGCATGACGCCGGCGGCGCTGGCGATCATTGTCGCGCATGTCCGGCATCATGAGAGTGCGCAGAGGCCGCAGAGCGTACAAAGGGTTGTTGCGTGAGCTCTTTCACCTGGAAGAGCCTGCAGGACGCCGCCGGCCCGGTTTCACGTGAAACATTCGATCGCCTGGTGGCGTTCGAAGCCATGTTCCAGAAGTGGAATCGCAGCATCAATCTCGTCGCTCAGTCGACCGCGGGCGATGTCTGGCAGCGCCATATTCTCGACAGCGCACAGCTGGCGCGCATAGAGCCAAATGCCACGCATTGGGTCGACATCGGTTCGGGCGGCGGATTTCCGGGCCTGGTCATGGCTTTCCTGCTTGCCGAGCGCGACGGCGCCAGCATCGATCTGGTTGAAAGCAACCGCAAAAAGGCGTCGTTCCTGCAGACGGTGATCGGCCAGTTCAGCCTGCCGGCGCGGGTCGTGGCGCGCCGCATCGAGGACAGCCATGCGCTTGTTTCGCAACCGCAAATCGTCACGGCGCGGGCCCTGGCCTCGCTTTCGGTCCTGTTGGATCTGTCGTCGCCGTGGCTGATATCAGGCGCGCGCGGGCTGTTCCACAAAGGCCGGGATTATCGCGCCGAAGTGCAAGAAAGCGTTAACCGGTGGGCCTTCGATCTGGTAGAACATCCCAGTGTGACGGACCCCTACGGCGTCATCCTGGAACTATCTAACCTGCGACCCGTCTGATCTTCGACCTGTCGGGCTATTTGGCGACCCAAAATGAATTTCTGGCATAGACCCATGATGAAAAACGGCCCTCGAATCATCACCGTAGCCAACCAGAAGGGCGGTGTCGGCAAGACCACCACCGCCATCAACCTGGCCACCGCTTTGGCCGCGATCGGCGAAAAGGTGCTGATCGTCGACCTCGACCCGCAAGGCAATGCCAGCACCGGCCTCGGCATCGACCGCAAGGATCGCACCGTCTCGTCCTACGACGTGCTGACCGGCGAATTGGAGCTGGAAGCCGCGGCCATTCCGACCGCCGTTCCCGGCCTTTCGATCGTGCCGTCGACGCTCGATCTGCTCGGCATCGAGATGGAGATAGCCTCGGCGCCGGACCGCGTGCTCAAGCTGCGCAATGCGCTGCGGGCCGCGACCGAGCGCGGAGCGCCCTTCGGCTATGTGCTGATCGACTGCCCGCCTTCGCTCAATCTTCTGACACTGAATTCTATGGCGGCGGCCGATTCGGTGCTGGTGCCGCTGCAATGCGAGTTCTTCGCGCTGGAAGGTCTCAGCCAGTTGCTGGAAACCGTCGAGCAGGTGCGCCGGTCGATCAATCCGGACCTCACCATTCAGGGCATCGTGCTGACCATGTATGACGGCCGCAACAATCTGGCCAACCAGGTGGTGCAGGATGTGCGCCAGCATATGGGCGACAAGGTCTACGAAACCGTCATTCCGCGCAATGTGCGGGTGTCGGAGGCGCCGTCCTACGGCAAGCCGGCGATCCTTTACGATCTGAAATGCTCGGGCAGCCAGGCCTATCTGCAACTGGCTTCGGAAGTGATCCGCCGCGAGCGTAAATTGCGCGCCGCTTGATTAGATCGGGTGCATGATTAACAGCCGATTCGATACCGAAACGATCAAAAGACGATTATCCAAAATAGACTTGGAACAGACATGAGCGAAGACCTTTCGAGGAAAAGACTCGGGCGTGGCCTGGCGGCACTGATCGGCGAGATCGACCGCCCGGCGGCACCGGAAAAGCCCGGCATGAGCGCCGACGGCAAGGTGCCGATCGAGTTCGTGAGCCCCAACCCGAAGAACCCACGCCGTCACTTTGGCGACGCCGAACTGACCGACCTCGCTCAGTCGATCCGCGAACATGGGGTGGTGCAGCCGGTGGTGGCGCGGCCGTCGCCGACGCAGGCGGGGCGCTACGAGATCATTGCCGGCGAACGGCGCTGGCGGGCGGCGCAGCGCGCCGGGCTGACCGAGATCCCGGTCATCATCCGCGAGGTCAACGACCGCACCGCGCTCGAGCTCGCCATCATCGAGAACGTCCAGCGCACCGATCTCAATGCCGTCGAGGAAGCGCTGGGCTATCAGCAGCTGATCGACGAGCACGGCTACACCCAGGCCGATCTCGGCAATGTCATCGGCAAGAGCCGCAGCCACGTCGCCAATACGCTGCGACTTTTGAAGCTGCCGGACGTGATCCGCGACATGCTGGTCGACGGCGCGCTGTCGGCCGGTCACGCCCGCACGCTGGTGACGGCGGAGGATCCGGCTGGCCTTGCCAAGCGCATCGTCGAGGAAGGACTTTCGGTGCGCCAAGCCGAAGCGCTGGCGCAGATGCCGGCCGGCCCCACGCCGGCCAAGCCGAAGCAGCCGCAAGCCGCGCCGGAAAAGGACACCGACACGCTGGCGCTGGAAAAGCTGATGACCGATACGCTCGGCATGATCGTGGCCATCGATCACAAGGGCAAAGGCGGCGAGCTGCGGGTGTCCTACCGGTCGCTGGAGCAGCTGGACGAGCTGTGCCGGAGATTGAAGCAGGAGCGGTAGTTAGCCGGCGAACTTCGACTTCCTTCTCCCCTTGTGGGAGAAGGAAAGATGCACCGCCGCCAGCGCGGCTTGACACTCCCGGCCAACGGCGTAACCTATATTAGATATGGCTTAAATAATGTGCCCTGGCGTGCCGGTCCATCGCGGCGAGGGCTGCTTGCCATTCCTGCCGTGTCGAGAAATGGCACCGCCTCGCCAAAGCGATATGCCGACGCGCCTGACGCAAAGCGGGAGGTGCAAATGGCAGTCCGTTGGCAATTGTCCGGAAGTTACTTCGAAAACTGCAGCTGCGATGTCGTCTGTCCTTGCCTGCTGTCCACCCAGGCACAGCTGACATCGAAGCCTACGAAAGGCTTTTGCGACGTCGGTCTGGCCTTTCATATCGACAAGGGCACTTACGGCGACGTTCCACTGGATGGGCTCAGTGTCGCCATGGTCGCTCACACGCCGGGTCCGATGGCAAACGGCAATTGGACTGCCGCCGCCTATATCGACGAACGGGCCGATGACAGGCAGACAGAGGCGCTGGGCGCCATCTTCACTGGCGCCGCCGGCGGCCCGATGGCGGTGTTGGCGCCCATGATCGGCACCAACCTCGGCGCCAGGAAGGTGCCGATAGACTACCGGGTAGACGGCAAGAAGCGGTCGGCGGCGATTGCGGGCGTCATGCGGATGGCGGTCGAGCCGCTGCCGACAATGCGCGAGGACGGGCAGATGTGGGCGGCCACCGGTCATCCCATCAATCCCGACTGGCTCGCTTTGGCGATGGGGTCGCAAGGCAGTACATTCAGCGACCATGGCATGAGCTGGGACAATTCAGGCCGGAACGGACATTACGCCCCGATCAACTGGTCTGGCGAGTAGTCGTCGGCCGCGCACAATACGGCACGTACTAACGCTGCCCCAGCCTCGCGCTTTCCACCGCGATGCCGAGCAGCGCCTGCCGTGCCAGCGCGACCGAAAGGTCCGGCCGCCGCCGCGTCTGCAGCACGGCGGTCTGCAGCCGGGTCAGCGCGCGGCTGAGGGCTTCGCTGCTCCAGCGCTCCAGCGCCTTCTCCACCAGCTTGCGCCGCGAGAAGAAAACCGGCGGACGTGCACCGGCGACGACCGATGCGGCATTGCGCCCGGCGGAGTCCATCTGGCCGCGCATGACCTGGATCTGCTGCAACTGCCGCATCGCCGAGGACAGCACCAGGAAAGGCGGGCCGCCGGACTGGCAATGGCGGGTGAAGGCGGTGTCGAAATCGCCGACCTTGCCTTCGAGCAGCGCGTCGACGGCATCGTCGAAGGAGGCGCCGGACACGTCGCCTGACGTCGCCCTGACATCCTCCAGGCCGATCTCCTTCTGGCCGTGGGCGTAGAGGATGAGCTTTTCGATCTCGCCGCGCGAAGCCAGCCGGTCGCCGCCGAGATTGCGGCGCAGCGCTTGCCTCGCCTCCAGCGTCATCGACATGCCGGCCTTGCGCAGTTCGTCGTCGATGACGGTGTCGATGTCGCGGGCCTCGTCGGCATAGCAAGGCAGCGCCATGGCGTTGTCAGCGCCCTCGACCACGGCGCGCAGGCCGACGCCCTTCTTCAGGTCGCCGGCCTCGATCAGGATGATGGCATCGCGCGCGGGTTCCGCCGTCAGCGCCTTGACGTCCTCGGCCAGCGCCTTCTGGCCGGTGGCATTGCGCACCCAGAGCAGGCGCCGGTCGGAAAACATCGGCACGGTGCGGGCCTCGTCGAGCAGCCGGCCCTCGTCGCGATCGACCTCCGAGCCTTCCAATCGGACCACGGAAAAGGGATCGTCGAGCGGCAGGCCGGTCTTTTCGGCAAAGGCCTTCGCACGCTCGGAGACGAGGCCGCGATCGGGACCATAAAGCAGCACGATGGAGAAGCGCGCGTCAGGCCGCGCGAGCCAGGAATCGACCTCGAAAGCTTTCTTCTGTGCCATGGCGGGTGGTTAGCATGGCAAGGCGGCGGCGTGAACAGAGTTCGATCTCCCCCCTCGTGGGGAGATCGGCAGCATCAACCCCAGCGCCCGACAAGTGAATCGCCTTATCTGGCGGAAACCCCAGCGCAAGCTTGCGCCTAATTGCGCGCTTCCCCTCAACATCGACAAGAAATTTCGCGGACATATCTCCATCCTAATGCGCGGGAGGCTGGGTCGGCCGGCGTGGCCGGTCCGATGACCTTCGACGAATTCGCACTGGACGCGCGGATGTGCAAATATCCTTGGCTAGGGATATTGGGGCCAGGCAACATTGGAGGACGAAGGTCATGGCCGATGCTGGGATGTTGCGTTTCCACGTTCCGGAGCCGGAAGTGCGGCCGGGCGGCACGCCTGATTTCTCCAACGTGACCCTCGCGGCGGCCGGCTCGGTGCCGCGCCCCGACATCGATGTCGATCCGCGCACCATCCGCGACATGGCCTTCTCCATTATCCGTGTGTTGAACCGCGATGGCGAGGCCGTCGGGCCGTGGGCGGGGCTGCTCTCCAACGAGGAGCTGCTGGAGGGCCTGCGCCACATGATGACGCTGCGGACCTTCGATGCGCGCATGCAGATGGCGCAGCGCCAGGGCAAGACCTCCTTCTACATGCAGCATCTTGGCGAAGAGGCGGTGAGCTGCGCCTTCCGCAAGGCGCTCGCGCCGGGCGACATGAATTTCCCGACTTATCGCCAGGCAGGGCTGCTCATCGCCGACGGCTATCCGATGGTCACGATGATGAACCAGATCTATTCCAACGAGG from Mesorhizobium sp. 113-3-3 encodes the following:
- the holA gene encoding DNA polymerase III subunit delta codes for the protein MAQKKAFEVDSWLARPDARFSIVLLYGPDRGLVSERAKAFAEKTGLPLDDPFSVVRLEGSEVDRDEGRLLDEARTVPMFSDRRLLWVRNATGQKALAEDVKALTAEPARDAIILIEAGDLKKGVGLRAVVEGADNAMALPCYADEARDIDTVIDDELRKAGMSMTLEARQALRRNLGGDRLASRGEIEKLILYAHGQKEIGLEDVRATSGDVSGASFDDAVDALLEGKVGDFDTAFTRHCQSGGPPFLVLSSAMRQLQQIQVMRGQMDSAGRNAASVVAGARPPVFFSRRKLVEKALERWSSEALSRALTRLQTAVLQTRRRPDLSVALARQALLGIAVESARLGQR
- a CDS encoding ParB/RepB/Spo0J family partition protein — translated: MSEDLSRKRLGRGLAALIGEIDRPAAPEKPGMSADGKVPIEFVSPNPKNPRRHFGDAELTDLAQSIREHGVVQPVVARPSPTQAGRYEIIAGERRWRAAQRAGLTEIPVIIREVNDRTALELAIIENVQRTDLNAVEEALGYQQLIDEHGYTQADLGNVIGKSRSHVANTLRLLKLPDVIRDMLVDGALSAGHARTLVTAEDPAGLAKRIVEEGLSVRQAEALAQMPAGPTPAKPKQPQAAPEKDTDTLALEKLMTDTLGMIVAIDHKGKGGELRVSYRSLEQLDELCRRLKQER
- a CDS encoding DUF1326 domain-containing protein, whose protein sequence is MAVRWQLSGSYFENCSCDVVCPCLLSTQAQLTSKPTKGFCDVGLAFHIDKGTYGDVPLDGLSVAMVAHTPGPMANGNWTAAAYIDERADDRQTEALGAIFTGAAGGPMAVLAPMIGTNLGARKVPIDYRVDGKKRSAAIAGVMRMAVEPLPTMREDGQMWAATGHPINPDWLALAMGSQGSTFSDHGMSWDNSGRNGHYAPINWSGE